One window of the Ammospiza nelsoni isolate bAmmNel1 chromosome 17, bAmmNel1.pri, whole genome shotgun sequence genome contains the following:
- the NUDT16L1 gene encoding tudor-interacting repair regulator protein, with the protein MAAVGTMAAMGPLPTMGALPPLPTLGVPGVPELKPLTRYDAMRLGPGWSHSCHAMLYAPNPGMLFGRIPLRYAVLMQMRFDGLLGFPGGFVDRRYWSLEDGLNRVLGLGLGCVRLTEADYLCSHLTEGPHRVVAHFYARQLTLEELHTIEISAVHSRDHGMEVMGMVRVPLYTQKDRMGGLPNFLANSFVGTAKFQLLFALKILNMVPEEKLAEAVAATQRPKKGAIDHGGGAAGHHHHKAGNELARAGNELGERAEHPGMLHGGAEQHLVGLEGDAEALEQVGLGADEQGEGME; encoded by the exons ATGGCGGCCGTGGGGACGATGGCGGCCATGGGCCCGCTGCCCACCATGGGCGCGCTGCCGCCCCTGCCCACTCTCGGCGTACCCGGCGTGCCCGAGCTCAAACCGCTGACGCGCTACGACGCGATGCGGCTCGGCCCGGGCTGGAGCCACTCGTGCCACGCCATGCTATACGCGCCCAACCCGGGCATGCTGTTCGGCCGCATCCCGCTGCGCTACGCCGTGCTG ATGCAGATGCGATTTGACGGACTGCTGGGCTTTCCCGGGGGGTTCGTGGATCGCCGTTACTGGTCCCTGGAGGACGGTCTGAATCGGGTgctgggcttgggtttaggcTGTGTGCGCCTGACGGAAGCTGACTATCTGTGCTCGCACCTGACAGAGGGGCCACATCGCGTGGTGGCACACTTCTACGCCAGGCAGCTCaccctggaggagctgcacacCATCGAGATCAGCGCGGTGCATTCCCGAGACCACGGGATGGAG GTGATGGGCATGGTCCGTGTGCCCCTCTACACCCAGAAGGATCGCATGGGCGGGCTGCCCAACTTCCTGGCCAACTCCTTCGTAGGAACGGCCAAGTTCCAGCTCCTCTTTGCCCTGAAGATCCTGAACATGGTGCCGGAGGAGAAGCTGGCCGAGGCCGTGGCTGCCACGCAGAGGCCGAAGAAGGGGGCCATCGACCACGGCGGAGGGGCAGCGGGACACCACCACCACAAGGCGGGCAACGAGCTGGCTAGAGCGGGCAATGAGCTGGGAGAGAGGGCAGAGCACCCGGGCATGCTGCACGGGggggctgagcagcacctggtggggctggagggcGATGCCGAGGCGCTGGAGCAGGTGGGGCTGGGCGCTGACGAGCAGGGCGAGGGCATGGAGTGA
- the NAA60 gene encoding N-alpha-acetyltransferase 60 isoform X2, with protein MIVAEIKSRTKVHKEDGDILASNFPVDTQVAYILSLGVVKEFRKHGIGSLLLESLKDHISTTAQDHCKAIYLHVLTTNNTAINFYENRDFKQHHYLPYYYSIRGVLKDGFTYVLYINGGHPPWTIFDYLQHIGSTLASLSPCSIPQRIYRQAQSLLCSLLPWSGISAKSSIEYSRTM; from the exons GATGGAGATATCCTAGCTTCCAATTTTCCTGTGGACACTCAAGTTGCTTACATCCTAAGCCTTGGAGTGGTGAAGGAGTTCAGAAAACATGGAATAG GTTCCCTCTTGCTTGAGAGCCTGAAGGATCACATCTCCACCACTGCCCAGGACCACTGCAAAGCCATCTACCTGCACGTGCTCACCACCAACAACACAGCAATAAACTTCTATGAGAACAGAGACTTTAAGCAGCACCACTACCTGCCCTATTACTACTCCATCCGAGGGGTCCTCAAAGATGGCTTCACCTACGTCCTGTACATCAACGGTGGGCACCCACCCTGGACAATCTT TGACTACCTGCAGCACATTGGCTCCACACTGGCCAGCCTGAGCCCGTGCTCCATCCCCCAGAGGATCTACAGACAGGCCCAGAGCCTCCTGtgcagcctcctgccctggTCTGGCATTTCTGCCAAGAGCAGCATCGAGTACAGCCGGACAATGTGA